GCCGACCGCCCCTGGCGGCCAGGGCGGAGCATGCCCGCATCTGGGAAAAAGACCACCCTGGCACGGCCCTGCAGCCCTTCCGGAGCCCGGACGACCCCTCCCCGATGAGCCCCGGAGCCCTCCCAGATCTCGTTTAGAGACTCCTCCGATTCGAAAACACCCTTTGGCACCCCGCCCCAACGGCTGGCTAAGGATTCAGGGGCGCCCGTCAACATGGGCAAAAGGGATTGTCCGTTGCAGGGCTTCCCGGCAACTTGGGCGGCTGTTATGGACGTGTTGAATCTCGGCATGGTGGGAGGCGGAACGGTGGGCAGCGGGGTGTTTCACGCCCTGCAACAAAATGGAGAGGTCCTGGCCCGCCGCATCGGTGTCCGCATTCAAGTCCGGAAAGTGGCCGTCAAAGCCGTGGACGAACCGCGGCCGTACCCGATCCCGCACCGGTTCCTCACCACGGACTGGCGGGCCGTGGTCGAGGACCCGGAAGTGCACCTGGTCACGGAGCTGGTGGGCGGCACAACCGTGGCGCGGACCATCGTCCTGACGGCCCTTCGTCTGGGCAAACCGGTCATCACGGCCAACAAAGCCCTGCTGTCCGCGCACGGCCCGGAGTTGTTCCGAGAGGCGGAACGGCACGGCACCAACCTCTACTACGAGGCCAGCGTCTGCGGCGGCATCCCCATCATCAAGGCCCTTCGAGAGGGATTCGTGGGCAACCGCATCCGGGCCCTCTACGGCATCGTCAATGGCACGTGCAACTACATCCTCACCCGCATGGCGCGGGATCGGGCCGATTTCCCGACCGTGTTGGCCGAAGCCCAGCGCCAGGGCTACGCCGAAACGCCCCCGGACCTCGACATTGACGGCCACGATGCCCAGCACAAGACCGGCATCCTCGCCTCCCTGGCCCACGGCACATGGATCCCCGCCTCCAGGATCAACGTGGAAGGCATCCGTTCGGTCACACCGCTGGACCTCGAATTTGCCGCCCAGTTGGGTTACACGATCAAGCTGCTCGGCATCGTGAAACAGTTGAACGCTCCGGAGTCAGACGAGGACCCAACAGAGGTGCAAGTCTCCGTTTATCCGGCGTTGATCCCGTCGGCACACGTGCTGGCGGGCGTGCAAGGAGTGTTCAACGCGGTGTTCGTCCGGGGTGACGTGGTGGGCGACACCCTCTTTTACGGCCAGGGCGCCGGCAAGGACGCCACGGCCAGCGCCGTGCTCAGTGATCTTGCGGACGCCGCATTGGACGTTCGCCTCGGCACACGCCGGCGGCGACCTGCCTTCGTGGAAGTACCCGGCAGAATCCGCGTGGTCCCCATGGACGAGATCGTCACCCGATCCTTCGTACGGCTGAGCGTGGTGGACCGGCCCGGTGTCCTGGCCCGCATCGCGGCCGTGTTTGGTCAGGCAAAAATCGGCATTGCCTCGGTGATCCAACCGGAGGGCCATACCGGCGAAGTGGTCCCGCTGATTCTGATGCTGCATGAGGCGCCGGATGGAGCCGTGCGCAAGGCGCTGGCCCGCATCGGCCGGTTGCCGGTGGTCAAGGCGCCCCCGGTCCGGTTCCGCGTGGAATCCCTGAGCTGAACGATCTCCCGACCGCAATGATTCGCTACCACAGCACCAATCGAGCCTCTCCGCCGGTGGACTTGCGGGAGGCCCTGCTGCGTGGACAGGCACCCGATCGGGGCCTCTACCTGCCCGAACGCTTTCCGGTCGTGGACCACCAGGTCCGCCGCCACTTCACCAGCCTGCCCTACGCCGCCATCGCCGCCGAGGTGCTGGCACCCTACACCGAGGGGCTCCTGACCCGGGATGAATTGGAAACCCTCTGCCGACAGGCTTACGACTTTCCCGTGCCCCTGGAACCCGTCCAGGGCATGAACCGCGTCTGGATCCTCCGGCTGGACCGGGGTCCCACGGCCTCCTTCAAAGACTTCGCCGCCCGATGGATGGCGCGCGTGCTGGCCCGCCTGGTCGCTCAGGACGGTCGCCCTTTGACCATCCTGACCGCCACCAGCGGCGACACCGGATCCGCCGTCGCCAGCGCATTTCATCGGGTGCCCGGCATCCGGGTGGTGGTGCTGTTCCCGCGCCATGAGGTCAGCAACCGCCAGCGCCGGCAAATGACCACCCTGGGCGACAACATCCGGTGCGTGGCCCTCGAGGGGAAGTTTGACGATTGTCAGGCGCTTGTGAAACAGGCTTTCGCCGACCCGGCCCTGGCCGGGCTGAACCTCTCCTCGGCCAATTCCATCAACATCGGGCGGTTGTTGCCCCAGACCGTGTACTACTTCTACGCAGCGTCGCGGGTGGCCGACCCGGACGAACCGGTGGACGTGGTCGTTCCCAGCGGCAATTTCGGTAACATGATGGGCGCGGTCATCGCCCGTCGCATGGGATTGCCGGTCCGAAGGCTCATCGTTCCCGTCAACGCCAATGACGAGTTCCCGCGCTACCTCGCCACCGGTCGCTATGAAAAGGTCGTACCCTCCCGTGCCTGCCTCTCCAATGCCATGAACGTGGGGCACCCGAGCAACCTGGCGCGGCTGGTGGCAGTCTACGGAGGCTGGATGGACGAATCCGGGCGCATTCGGGAGCAACCCGACCTCGACGCCATGCGCCGGGACCTGTTCAGTGTTTCGGTGTCCGATGAGGAGACCCGGACCGCCATCCGCGAAGCCTGGGAACGCCACCAGCTCCTGCTCGAACCCCACGGCGCCGTAGCCTGGCGCGGTTACCAACACTACCTGCACACCACGCAGCCGCCCGCCGCCCCCGCCGTGCTCTTGGAAACGGCGCACCCGGCCAAGTTCCCGGAGGAAATCGAACGCCTGCTCGGGTTCCAGCCGGAAGAACCCGACAGCTTGAAAGCACTGGATCACCTGCCCGAGTCCTACGATTCGCTCGAGCCGCGATACGACCTGTTCCGCGATTACCTCCTGGCCCTGCCACGGCCATGAACCAGGTTGACCCGTCCCGCTCCACCGCACGCCGCCGGATTCCGGCGGGTTCGTCCGCCGAATCGAAGTGGCGCCGGCACTTCTGGCTCCGCCTGGTGGTGCCATTGACAAAGCGGTTTGCCACCCCGTTCCACCTGTTCTCGCTGCTACCCTTTCAGGCCCGGTGCGAGGCGGCAGACCGGGCCCTGACCGGCCTGCCGGTCCGACATTGGTGGTCCGCCAAAACGCTCCCACTGCCGACTCTCTGGCAATGGTGGCGCGACCAGGGCCGTCCCATCGAGGTGGTCAGCGAGTTCGAACTGCAAGCCGCACTTGCCGCGGGGTTCCCACCCGATTCCATCCTCGTCAACGGCCCGGCCAAACACCACTGGCTCGACTCGTTCCCCCACTCCGGACTGAACGTCAACTTTGACTCCCTCCATGAAGTGGCCGCATTGGTCCGGCGGGCCCGGCAACAACGCTGGCGGGTGGGCCTTCGCCTGACACCAACGGTCATGGCCCGGTCGAACGCCCGGGACCGACCCGGCCAGTTTGGGATGACCGTGCCCGAGCTGAAAACAGCCCTTCAAAGGCTCCGACGGGCAGGACTTGAACCCGAAATCCTCCATTTCCATCTCGGCACCCAGATTGAGTCGGCCAACCTCTACGCTGCCGCCCTGACCGGGGCAGCCGCCGTTTGCCGGCAGCTGCAATGGTTCCCGCGGTTTGTGGACTGTGGCGGCGGTTGGCCAACGGATCATGTGAAAGACCTCACCGGCCGGCACGTCGCGCATCGTTTTTCTCTCACCGAATTTGCCCGCATCCTCCAGCGTGCCCGCGCAGAGTTTCCCGCCCTGAAGGAATACTGGCTGGAGAACGGCCGGTGGTTCTGCGCCCCTGCCGGAGCGCTGGTGGTCCGGGTACTGGATGTCAAACCGCGCGGCCGCATTCGTTACGTGATTTGTGACGGTGGCCGGACTCTTCATGCCATGATCAGCGCCTGGGAAACCCATACCGTCCTGAGCCATCCCGCCCGGCGGGGTCGGGCCGTCTCAACCGTGATCACCGGCCCCACCTGCATGACTTTCGATGTCCTGGCCGAAAGCCCTCTGCCGGAGAACATCCGCCCTGGCGATTTCCTGGTCTGGCTCGACGCCGGCGCCTACAACCTGTCCTGGGAGACCCGATTCTCCCACGGGTTTGCCCCCGTGCTGTGGCACGACGGCCGCACCGTCCGCGAGATTCGCCCGGCGGAAACCTTCGACGCCTGGTGGGGACGATGGCGCGCGTAAGTCCGCGGGGCACCCGTCCCGGGTGGAGCCGGCGACACTGCCCGGTTTCCGCAATGACCGGGCAAACGCCTCGCGATAGGGCCGGCGCGGCAAACCGGCGCTCAAATCCGTTCCATAACGCCGGCGTGCTGGTCGGCCCACCATGCCGAAGCTGCGGTGTTCCTAAAGCGGGCCGCTACCTTCCACCCCGGCGAAACCAGACGTCAGACAACCTGTCCCACCCCGTCGCTCGGAGTTTCAACCCTCGAACTGGAACGACAAATAAACCGCCACACCCTCGCCCCGGGCGTAGTCAAGCACCTCAGGGGCGCTGATCATGTGCGCCACCATCACGGGAAAAACGCGACCCAAAACCGGCTCCAACCGTTTCACCCGCCGGCGCAAAAAACGGTCCACGTCATTGCAGGACAACTGTGCCTTGCACTCCCCAACCACCCAGATCGGCTGACCGCCACGCTCCGCCCGACCCAGAATGTTGACCTCCAACGCGGAGCCCTCCACGTCGGTAAGGAAACCCCGACGCAGTCTTTCCACCAGCCGCACACCGTGCTCGCGCTCCAACAGTGGGGGCAGCGCCTGATACGCCCTGTTTTCCAAGGTGTATCCCAGGGTCATGGCAAGGCCCCCCAACTGGCGGTTGGTCTCGTCCAATCGGGCTTCCGTGTGCCTTTGCGCCTCAGCCAACTCCTCCAACCGCACTTCTGTGCTTTTCTGCGCCTCGGCCAACTCCTCCAACCGCACCTCAGTTCGCTTCTGCGCTTCGGCCAACTCTTCCAACCGCACTTCCGTGCGTTTCTGCGCCTCCGCCAACTCTTCCAACCGCACCTCTGTCCGTTTCTGTGCCTCGGCCAGTTCTCCCAACCGCACTTCCGTGCGTTTCTGTGCGTCGGCCAGCTCTTCCAACCGCACCTCAGTTCGCTTCTGCGCTTCAGCCAACTCCTCCAACCGCACTTCTGTGCGTTTTTGTGCCTCGGCCAGTTCTCCCAACCGCATCTCCGTTCGCCTTTGGGCCTCGGCAAGTTCTTCCACGCGTGTCTCGGTGCGTTTTTGTGCTTCCGCCAGTTCGTCGACGCGCAAGGCCAGGGTTTCGAGCCGCGCTTCCGTGCGCTTTTGCGCCTCGGCCAACTCACCCACACGCACCGTGAGTTCCTCCAAACGAGCCTCCGTCCGCTTCTGTGCCCCGGCCAACTCTTCCAACCGCACCTCAGTTCGCTTCTGCGCCTCGGCCAGCTCCCGGAATCGAGCCGCCGTTTCTCTCCGCGCCTCAGCCAGCTCTCGGAACCGAGCCTCCGTTTGTCTCTGTGCTTCGGCCAGCTCCCGGAACAAAGCCTCTGTTTGTCTCTGTGCCCCGGCCAGTTCTTCGAACCGCGCGTCCGTCCGTTTCTGCGCTTCCACCACCTCCCGCACAAGAGCCTCGGTGCGGTTCTGGGCCACGCCAAGCTCAGCCAATTGTTGGTCCACCTGCTGGAACAGCCGTTCGGTGCGGACCTGTTCCTCGGCCAGTTGCTGCAAAGTCCGCTGCACGGGGTCGAGGGCCTCCCGCACGCTGGTGCGCACGTGCTCTTGGATGAGAGCATCCAGCACCATCGCCACCTTTTGGGATGCCTCCGGCCCCAACGAACTCTTCAGCTCCTCATATGCCTCCCAAACGTTCATGGCGCCCATACCAGTCTGCCCGGAACGTCTCAACCTGTCAAAAAGCCGCCGCTTCGGGCCCCCGTCCTCGACGCCAGAACATCACCACCCCCGGAACACAACCCGGCATCGCAGCGGGCCCATTCGACCCGCCATGGCAACTTCAACCGGATAAACGACCGGGCACACGGGTCGTGGAACCAGACCCGAACGTGCCACCCCGGTCCCCGAATCCCTGACACTCCGCGTCAGTCACGGAGATCCCACCGCCCGACCGCGCAGTAATCCTACACCCCGTTGGGACCCAACCGACGAACCGCATCCTCCCAGATCCGGGCGATCTCCTGATACAGCGCCTTGAGCCGGGCGCGGTCGGCATCGCGCGCTTCCCGTCGCTGCGCCTCGAATCGCAGCGGTTCACCAAACACAACCCGGACCGGCCGCGGCCGCGGCCAACGGTGATGCCGGCTCATCGCCTCGTAGGTCCCAAAGATCCGGATCGGCACCACCGGAGCCTCGCTCCGTACCACCAACAGCCCCAGCCCCACCTGCGCCGGACGCAGACCGCCGTCCGGACTCCGCGTCCCCTCCGGAAACAACAACACCGCCTCGCCGGCGTGCAAATGCTCCAACAACGTCCGCAGCCCGGCCGGCGCAGCAGCGTCCCGATCCACCGGAATGCACCGATACTGACGCAGCAACCACCCCAGGGGAGGAAACCGAAACAGGCTCCGCCGGGCCAGATAAGACACCGGCCGGGTTAACGCCGCCCCCACCAGGGGCGGGTCCAGGTAACTCGCATGATTGGGCGCCAGGATCACACCGCCCTCCGCCGGCACCCGATCTGCATGGTCCACCTGCCATCGGAAATACACACGAAACACCAGCCGGCAAAACCGCCAGCTGACCCGGTAGATCGGTTCCATCCGGCTCACGCCGCTCATGCCGAGGTGGATTCGCCGGCCCCACGGGACGCCAACCGTTGCCGGATGTCCTCCAGGATGAGGGCACTGGTCTGCTCCGGGGTCATCCCGGAGGTGTTGATCACCCGGGCACCCAGGGGAACCATGAGCGGCGCCACCTTGCGCTGACTGTCCCGTTGATCCCGGGCGGCCAGGTCCTCCTGCACGCCCTCGGCGGCTCGACGCCGATGCCGCTCCTCCAGGCTCGCGTCCAGGTAATACTTGAACTCGGTCTCCGGAAACACGTTGGTGCCGATGTCGCGCCCTTCCATGACCAGGTTGCCGAACCGGATGCACTCGCGTTGCTTGCGTTTCATCCAGCGCCGCACCGCCGGCACCGCCGCCACATACGGCACCGCCGCACTCACCTCCGCCGTTCGAATCTCCCGCTCGGGATAATACCCGTCCACCAACAGCCGCACCTGCCCGTCCACGCAGCGCAGTTCGGTCTTCCACCGGCGGCACACGCGCGCCACCGCCTCGGGATCCTTCACATCCACACCGAGCTTCAAACAGTACCAGGCCAGCGTCCGGTACATCGCGCCGGTGTCCACATACACATACCCCAGCGCCCGCGCCACCAACCTGGCATTGGTGCTCTTGCCGCTGGCGCTGGTCCCGTCAATGGCAATGACAATGGGCGATTCCAAGGTTCCCGTTCCCCGGGCGGCCGACCGGCAAGAGGTCCCGCCCATTCACTCGTCAGCCCCGCCAACCATTAACTGCTCCGGGGCAAGAACCGCACCGGTTCGGGCGTCACGAATCCGCACGCCCAGGCCCTCCGGAGGCGGCGCAGCCAGTTTCCCGAAAAAATTCGGAAATGTCTTGGCCACGCAGGCCGGATTGTGAATCCGGATCCCGGGCACTTTCAATCCCAGAATGGCAAAGCACATCGCCATGCGATGGTCCTGGTAGGTCCGGATCTCCGCACCGTGCAGGGCCGAGGGCCACACCGTCAGTGTGTCTCCCACCTCCTCCACCCGCGCCCCGCAACGCGTCAGCTCCGTGCGCAGGGCCGCCACCCGCTCGCATTCCTGCAACCGCAACCGCCCCAGATCGGTGAACCGGCACACCACCCCGCACAACGGCGCCAGCACCACGGCCGTCATGATCGCATCCCCCAGGTCGCGCGCCCGCGAAATCTCCAGTTCCATCCACCGCGAATGATCCCGACCGGCGTGCCCGGCGGCCAACATCATCTGCCAGACCCCGGGAAACCGCGCGTCCACCTGCATCTCCGGCGACGGCCAGCGCCGTACCTGCACCGGCCAACGCGACGGATCCAACACGGCCGGGTCCCCATCCAGCATCGGCCAGATCCATGCCGGATCGTTGGCCGCCCAAAAATAACTCCCGCTGGACGCGTCCGGCTCAATCTCAAACTCGCCTCCCCCGGCAGGAAACCGCTCCCGCAACCTGAGCGTCATCGCCACATAGGGCGATTCCTCCGGGTCCTCGCCACATACGTGTACCGACCATCCCCCCGCCGCCGCACATAGCAACAGGGCCGACGCAAACTGCGAGCTCTCCCCTATGCCCACCGCACATTCACCCCCCCGCGGCCCGCCCCCCTCGATCAACGCAGGCAGCCGGTCGTTCGGCGTCTCCACCCGGTAACCCAACTGCCGCAACGCCGCAAACAACGCCCCCTGTGGCCGCTCGTGCATCCGGGGCGTCCCATGCAGCCGATACCAGCCCCGACCCAGCGCAACCAGCGCCGCCAAAAACCGCGCCGCCGTCCCCGCATTGCCCACGTACAACTCCAACGGAGCCGACCTGCTTCCGCCCGCCGGCACCCGCCCCCCACAGCCCCGAACCCGAATCGTCCGATTCGCCTGCTCGCCCGGATCCGGCTCCACCCGGAGCTCCAGCCCCAACCGCCGCAGCGCCTCCACCATTACCTGGGTGTCCTCGCTCCACAGCGCACCCCGCAACACAAACTCGCCCGACCCCAGCGCAGCCAGCACCAACGCCCGGTTCGTCAAGCTCTTCGATCCGGGCACGGTCACCCGCGCCACCACCGGCCCGCTCAACGGCTCGATCTCAATGATTTCCGGTAATGCCATGAAAATCCGCACCCATTCCTCCAGGCGGCGCACCGGCCGACACAAAACCGGGTTCATCACCCGCAGCCATCACCCGCCCCGCACACGCCACCTCACTCCGGAGACGACAGGGCACCGCGCCCCCGGCACCACGCATCCCGCCGCTCTTTGGCTACTTGGAAGAACTTGTATAACGCGTTCCCGTCCCCGGCGGCGAGCCACCGACGCACCGCCTCCAATTCCCGCACCAACTCGCACAAAGCACGGTCCAGGTGCCGGCGGTTGGCCAGCGCAATGTCCCGCCACATCTCCGGAGAACCGGATGCCACCCGCGTCGTGTCCCGAAACCCCGAAGCGCAAAGTTCCCGCTGCTCCTTCCTCCGCCCCGACGCCAGCACCAGGGCCGCCAGCGCAGCCGCCACCACATGCGGCAGGTGACTCGACCGGCTCACCAATTGGTCGTGCCGGTCCGGAGACATCTCCAACACCCGCGCCCCCAACGCCGCCCACAACCGCCGCGCCTCCCTCAACGCACGTCCGCTCGTGCGCGCCGTGGGTGTCAACACCGTCACCGCACCCTCAAACAGATCCGGATGCGCCGCCCCCACGCCCGTCCTCTCATTGCCCGCCATGGGATGACTCCCGATGAACTCCGCCCCGGCACGGCGGATCAGCGGTTCAAGTTCCTTCACCACCGGCCCCTTCACACTCCCCACATCCGTCACCACCGCACCCCGTTTCAACGCCCCCCGCATCGCCAGTGCCAGGGGGAGCATCTGCCCCAGCGGCGTACACAACACCACCAAATCCGCCCCCGCCACCGCCTCGCCAAGATCCAGCGTCGCCTCGTCCACCGCCCCCGCCCGGCAACATTCCCCCACTGCCTGACGCCGCCGCACATAACCCACCACCCGACGGGCCAACCCTTTGCGCCGAAGCGCCATCCCCAGCGACCCGCCCAACAACCCTACACCAATTACGCTCACCTTGTCCCAGTGCACGACTGCAGCTTAGGCAACGGCCGGGCGCGACCCAAGCAAAACGCGGTCCCCCACAAAGACCCCGTTGACGTCCGGACCCGACTTCGCTAGATTTTCCGCGCACTGAGGTTCCAGAGTAGCTCAATGGTAGAGCAGCCGGCTGTTAACCGGCGGGTTACAGGTTCGAGTCCTGTCTCTGGAGCCAATTTTATTGCCCCAATCCCTCATACCCCCTGCCCGCCAACCTCGCCGGTACGTTCTCAAGCCTGACCAGCCTTTGAAAAAGGGCGCATTCCCTCGCGCGAACCGCCCCTTCCACGCCGACCGCTCCCCGGCACCTAAACCAGACGCAAACGGCCTCAATGCCAGCTCGTCCGGCACCGCCCGCCGCTTTCACGTTCGCCCTTGACGTGCCGCGCTACCGCTCCCCGGGCGGGCCCATACAGGCCCTTGCCCCGGCGCCCATAAAAAAACAAGGCCGCTTTCCCATGCCGGGAAAGCGGCCCGCTCACCCAGAAAAACACCCTAAAAACCGGGTCCGGACCTCAACCGCCCGAAGGTCCTTCTCTGTGATACCTCAAACAAACGGCCACGGAAGACCGTGCCGCACCCACGATGGTCGCCTGGGAGTGACCGCGTCCCCGCGGTCTGCAAGAATAGCGGGCACAGGGGACTGTGCCCCTCCCTAAATGATCCCTGGGAGGGACGGCGTCCTCGCCGTCCCCAAGAACACGGGCGCAAAGGACTGTGCCCCTCCCGGAGGCGTTCGCCCGCCCATCGCTTTCAGTCGCCGAGGACGCCGGCCCTCCAAAGGCGGCGTGCGCTGCCAAATAACGGGGCACGGAGGACCGTGCCTCACCCACAATGGTCGCTTGGGAGGGACCGCGTCCCCGCGGTCCGCAAGAATCCGGGCACAGGGGACTGTGCCCCTCCCTGAGTGGATCTTTGGGAGGGACGGCGTCCCCGCCGTCCGCAAGAACTCGGGTGCTGAGGGTGGCGACCCATCCTCCAAATTCTTCTCCGTGTCCTCTGCGTTCCTCAGGTTCTTTTCCCGCTCGGTGCTTTTATGGTTTTACGTCGGCGGTCCGGGTGGTCCGCTGGTCCTTTCCCACGACGCAAGAAGTCACTTCAATTCAGCCAAAACCTTCCGCGCTTCGGCGGCAAACGGCGCGTTGGGTGCCAGGGCCAGTGCCCGCTCCAGTGACTGGCGTGCCTGCCCCGGCTGTTTTAGCTGACGTTGCACCAGGCCGAGCTGGTAAAACGCCTCCGCATCATCCGGCCGTTGCCGGGTATAATCGGTCAGGGCCGCACTCGCCCGGGCCAGGTCACCCCGTTGCAGGCCCAGCACCCCCACAATCCGCGCAATCGCCGCATCATTTCGATCGTTCTCGCGGATTCGCAACGCCAGCTCGTAAGCCTTGTCCGGCTGCTTCAGCGGTCCGGCGTACAGAATGGCCAGCTCGCGCAGGGCCGGCGTGAAGTTGGGGAACACGGCACGTGCGGCCTCGTAAAGCCGCGCCGCTTCCGCCGCGTTCCCGGATCGCGCCTCCAACGCCGCCCACGCCACCAACGCCGGGACGTCGTTGGTCCTGGAGACGGCCCACTGCCGCAACTGACTTGCCTCGGCCGGCGTGGTCGGCGGATTTTCCGCCAAGGCAATCGCACGCTGAAATTCCTCGATCTGCCGGGTCAAGGAGGGATCCGGTCGCAGTTGCGCAGCCTGTTGGAGTGCTTGCTGTGCCTGGGCCACCCGCCCCTGACTGTAACGGGCCCAGGCCAGGTCGTACCATACCCGCGGGTCGTTCGGCAGCTTGCGCGCGACCTCTTCCAACAGGCTGGCAGCCCAGGTTTGATCCCCTTTGCGCCACACCAACCGAGCCAGCGTGTAAGCCGCTTGCGCATCGTCCGGGGCACGATCCCGGGCACGCCGGGCCAGTTCAATGGCACGATCCAGCCGGTCCGGCATTTCACCCATCCACCGGGCCACCTTGGTCATGAAGACAACCGAGTCGGGCACCAGTTCCAGCGCCTTCTGCCCCGCCTCCACGGCCTGTGCCCAGCGCCCGCGGATCGCATACACTTCCGCGATCCGTGACCACAACACGGGGTCGCGCGGGTCTTTCCGCGCACGGGCCTCCAACTCGGCCAGCCGGGCGTCATCCACCGACTGCGCCTGCAGATCCAGCAGCGCCAACCGACGCCGCGCCTCCTGGGCCTCGGGCCCGTCAGGTCGCAACTGGATGGTGGTTTGGAAGGCCACCCGCGCCGCGGTCTCCTCACCCAACATGTAATGCGTCATGGCGAGGTGAAACTGGACCTCCGGCTCTTCCGGCAACTTCCGGGCGCTCTCCTGGAGCAGCGGCAGGGCCCGGGCATATTCGCCGCGCCGGAACAGAATCCAACCCAGGGTGTCCGCACTGGCGGGTTCGCCGGGTTGCAGGTCCACCGCCTGGCGGGCCAACTGATACGCACGGTCCAAGTCGTTGAGATTCTCCGCAAGCAGCCAGGCCAGGTTGTTCAGGGCCGGTCCATACCGGGGCTGGATCTCCAGGATCCGTTCGTAGGTCTTGCGCGCCTCGGCGTAGTTGGTCAGCGCGGTGTGCAGCAGCGCCAGTTGCATGAGTGAGACGATGTCTTTCGGGTTGGCCTTGACCAGCCCCTGCAAGCGATCCACCGCCTCGTTCTGACGGCCCGTGGCCACGTAAATGCGCGCCAACTCCGCGTGGGCGGGCCGGTAATCGGGAGCCACCTCCACGGCTTTCAACAGGGCACGTTCCGCCTCCGGAAGATTGGTCTGAAACAGGTGCACCTGGTAGAGCAGCATCCAGGGCAGGGGCGAATTGGTATGCCGGGCCAATTCGGCCTCCGCACGGCGCCGTGCGTCATCGAAACGCCGGGCGATCAGATCCAGCTGAACCAACTGTTCCACCGCCGGAAGGTAGCCGGGTCGGATCCGCACGGCGTTTTC
This DNA window, taken from Limisphaera ngatamarikiensis, encodes the following:
- a CDS encoding tetratricopeptide repeat protein, which produces MQRTVCGWAAAAVCAALMVLTGCSREARVQRHLNRAERLYQAGDYDRAEIEYRNALKYGGTNRTAVVRLGLILHQEGRLLEAHSVLRMAAELDPDNADVRVAFGQCLLALGNVGGARTQALAVLTRAPANTEAWLLLWDATLSTNHLAETRQWLEKLAGSADRCAGYHLVWSGVHAREGDRARAEAAVQRALEVEPNSPAAHFARGTWLARADKIREAEEEFKKAAELGPLRSPYRLRYAEFKAATGDRTGARAILEELVKKAPDFLPAWTELAKLELAERNWDAADQALRRVLVRDPVNLPALLLRPQLAVAQGRYTNAVAELEKILKLIPNHPRVLYQMALASLMVNDVSRAITSLEQSLEAAPDNAEAVVLLAELRLRRGDPGGAIQLLEPFAARHPEAWQARLLLARAYLARNEVDRVLNVYRALARDFPTNPTPWLLTGLIQRERGQLDTARQAFENAVRIRPGYLPAVEQLVQLDLIARRFDDARRRAEAELARHTNSPLPWMLLYQVHLFQTNLPEAERALLKAVEVAPDYRPAHAELARIYVATGRQNEAVDRLQGLVKANPKDIVSLMQLALLHTALTNYAEARKTYERILEIQPRYGPALNNLAWLLAENLNDLDRAYQLARQAVDLQPGEPASADTLGWILFRRGEYARALPLLQESARKLPEEPEVQFHLAMTHYMLGEETAARVAFQTTIQLRPDGPEAQEARRRLALLDLQAQSVDDARLAELEARARKDPRDPVLWSRIAEVYAIRGRWAQAVEAGQKALELVPDSVVFMTKVARWMGEMPDRLDRAIELARRARDRAPDDAQAAYTLARLVWRKGDQTWAASLLEEVARKLPNDPRVWYDLAWARYSQGRVAQAQQALQQAAQLRPDPSLTRQIEEFQRAIALAENPPTTPAEASQLRQWAVSRTNDVPALVAWAALEARSGNAAEAARLYEAARAVFPNFTPALRELAILYAGPLKQPDKAYELALRIRENDRNDAAIARIVGVLGLQRGDLARASAALTDYTRQRPDDAEAFYQLGLVQRQLKQPGQARQSLERALALAPNAPFAAEARKVLAELK